Proteins co-encoded in one Metabacillus sp. KUDC1714 genomic window:
- a CDS encoding HD domain-containing protein — translation MIITKAKKFAEKAHQGQLRKISGTPYFTHLENVALTLFNAGFSNNVVAAGYLHDIIEDTKVTKLQISNLFGNEVVELVLANSENKSLEWEERKNETIEKAKTASLEIKALIAADKLDNTSDLLKQHRLHGDEVWSYFNRGFDKQAWYYQNLLEAVYYGLDNSEVPSYFIDVKRNIEELFGGF, via the coding sequence ATGATTATTACAAAAGCAAAAAAATTTGCTGAAAAGGCTCATCAAGGTCAACTGCGAAAAATAAGTGGCACTCCATATTTTACGCATCTTGAGAATGTAGCTTTAACATTATTCAATGCAGGCTTTTCAAATAATGTAGTAGCTGCAGGTTATTTACATGATATTATTGAGGATACAAAAGTAACAAAGTTGCAAATTTCGAATTTATTTGGCAACGAGGTAGTGGAGCTTGTTTTAGCAAATTCAGAAAATAAATCATTAGAATGGGAAGAGCGAAAAAACGAAACGATAGAAAAAGCCAAAACAGCATCATTGGAGATAAAAGCATTGATTGCAGCAGATAAGTTAGATAACACTTCTGATTTGTTGAAACAACATAGACTTCATGGAGACGAGGTTTGGAGTTATTTTAATCGTGGCTTTGATAAGCAAGCTTGGTATTACCAAAATCTTTTAGAGGCAGTATATTATGGTTTGGATAATTCAGAGGTACCAAGTTATTTTATCGATGTTAAAAGGAATATTGAAGAGTTGTTTGGAGGTTTTTGA
- a CDS encoding YkyB family protein, with the protein MDDHIRLDPTKQPTTENLARAIYVVNRHAKTAPNPKFLYGLKKKALIKLVHEGKAKKEGLHFSNNPKYSKQQSDVLVSAGEYFFHMPPTKDDFDQLPHLGSLNQTYRNPKTHMSLSKAKILLQNYVGMKEDKLPPNSFQSKKTRTYEKPVFKRLGESYR; encoded by the coding sequence ATGGACGATCATATTCGACTCGATCCAACCAAACAACCAACAACTGAAAACCTCGCACGTGCTATTTATGTAGTAAACCGTCATGCAAAAACCGCACCAAATCCTAAATTTCTTTATGGATTAAAAAAGAAGGCCTTGATAAAGCTTGTTCATGAAGGAAAGGCGAAAAAAGAAGGACTTCATTTTTCTAACAATCCAAAATATAGTAAACAACAATCTGACGTACTAGTATCAGCTGGAGAGTATTTCTTTCATATGCCTCCTACAAAAGATGACTTCGATCAACTTCCACATTTAGGATCCTTGAATCAAACATATCGTAATCCCAAAACACATATGTCACTATCAAAGGCAAAAATCCTTTTACAAAATTATGTAGGAATGAAAGAAGACAAACTCCCACCTAATTCATTCCAGTCTAAAAAAACACGTACATACGAAAAACCAGTGTTCAAAAGACTTGGTGAAAGTTATAGGTGA